The Leifsonia sp. ZF2019 DNA segment CGCCGAGCCGGCCGCAGCGGCCTCGTGCTGCCCGAGCTCTCCCTCGGCCTCTGGCAGAACTTCGGCCACGCCCGCGCCTACGAGGTGCAGCGCGCCATCGTGCTGCGCGCCTTCGACCTCGGCATCACGCACTTCGATCTCGCCAACAATTACGGGCCGCCGCCCGGAGCGGCGGAGGAGGTCTTCGGCCGCATCCTCGCCACCGACCTCAAGGCCTACCGGGACGAGATCGTCGTCTCCACCAAAGCCGGTTACGAGATGTGGCCCGGGCCGTACGGCGACGGAGGCTCGCGCAAGTACCTCCTGTCGTCGCTCGATCAGTCGCTGAAGCGTCTCGGCCTCGACTACGTCGACGTCTTCTACCACCACCGCCCCGACCGGGAGACGCCGCTCGAGGAGAGCATGGGCGCCCTCGTCACGGCGGTCACGTCAGGCAAGGCGCTGTACCCCGCGATCTCGAACTACGACGCCGTGCATACGGAGGAGGCGGCGACCCTCCTCGCCGCCGCCGGAGCCCCACTGCTGCTGCATCAGCCGCGCTACTCCCTGTTCGACCGCACCGTCGAGGGCGGTATCCTCGACGCCGTCGACCGGGTCGGCGCGGCAGCGATCGTCTTCTCACCGCTCGCCCAGGGGATGCTGACCGACCGCTACCTGAACGGCGTGCCCGAAGGCTCCCGCGCCGTGACCAGCGTCTTCCTCCACGCATCCGACATCACGGACACGTATCTCGAGCGCGCCCGCGCGCTCAACGAGATCGCCGCCGGCCGCGGGCAGAGCCTCGCGCAGCTCGCGCTGCAGTGGGTGCTCCGCCGCCGCACGGTCGCCTCGGCGATCATCGGCGCGAGCAGCGTCGCTCAACTGGAGCAGAACATCGGCGCCCTCGCCGGTGCCCCGCTCACCGACGCTGAGCTCGCCGCGATCGACGAGTACGCCGTGCACGGCACACTCGGATAGCCCGCGCGCACCTCCACCGAGACGGCGAAAAATCGCACGAATCGCGCCGAGGCGGCCGATAATCCGCCGCCTCGGCGCGCTCGCTGTACTCGGCCCGCTCGGGATGGTCAGAAGGCGAAGAGCTGCCCCAGCACCACGAGCAGGATCAGCAGGATCACCACCACCGCGCCGATCACGGTGATCGTGCGGGCTGAGAGCTTCGCGATCCCGTACCCGACGATGAACGGCAGGGCGAGGCACGCGAGGGCCATCACCCACCAGAACGCCTGGAAGCCGAACTGCGACGCCGACTCCAGCCGCCCGCCGAACAGGCGCTGCGTCGCGGGATGCGTCGCGAAGGCGATGCTCGCCGACAGCGGGTAGGCGATCAGCACCGCCGTGATCAGCCCGGCCAGCGCTCCCCACAGTCCGCGGTGGTCGCGGATGTCGAGCGTGGTCTCCGGATGCGGCCCCTGGCGGCTCTTGGTGCTCATGCGGCACAGCATATCCAGGAGGGCCGCGCGGACGGGAGGGGGACATCCGGAGTTGACTGCACCGTCTACTCCACCGTTACGCTGGAGGGGTCAGCCGTTCCGTGCAGTGCGCGCTAGGGGGCGTCTCGAACGGACCGGTGGCTTACCCGAATGCCCGTATGGGAGTGGAGTCCCGCTCCCATACGGTCGAGGGTGGCCCAGCGCTCAGGCCGCGAGCACGACCTTCCGCCCGGGCGCCACGTGCTCGGCCGCGCGGTTCGCCTCCCACACGTCGTCGAAGGCGTGCACCTCGGGCGTCGGCGGCTGCAGCCGCCCGGAGTCGACCGCGGAGAGAAGGCCGCGCAGCAGTGCGCGATAGTGCGGGCGGCGGGTGAGCACGAAGTACGGGATGCTGCAGACGCGTTCGCGCGGGTGGCCGTGGCGACGCAGGGCAGCCTCCGCAGCGCCCTGCAGGGAGTCCGAGCGTTCGTGGCCCTCCCGGCCGGCGAAGGCGGTGCGGACGAGGGTCCCTCCCGGCGCGAGCGCGTCGCGCACCCGCGGGGCGCCGGTGTGGTCGATGGCGCCGTCGAAGGGGCCGCCGGCCGCGCGGCGGGCGGCGCCTGTCCAGTCGGCGGTGTGGTAGTCCACGACGGGGATGCCGAGAGACTCCGCG contains these protein-coding regions:
- a CDS encoding aldo/keto reductase translates to MTHLADPNRYDRIPYRRAGRSGLVLPELSLGLWQNFGHARAYEVQRAIVLRAFDLGITHFDLANNYGPPPGAAEEVFGRILATDLKAYRDEIVVSTKAGYEMWPGPYGDGGSRKYLLSSLDQSLKRLGLDYVDVFYHHRPDRETPLEESMGALVTAVTSGKALYPAISNYDAVHTEEAATLLAAAGAPLLLHQPRYSLFDRTVEGGILDAVDRVGAAAIVFSPLAQGMLTDRYLNGVPEGSRAVTSVFLHASDITDTYLERARALNEIAAGRGQSLAQLALQWVLRRRTVASAIIGASSVAQLEQNIGALAGAPLTDAELAAIDEYAVHGTLG